A genomic region of Oncorhynchus mykiss isolate Arlee chromosome 4, USDA_OmykA_1.1, whole genome shotgun sequence contains the following coding sequences:
- the LOC110510406 gene encoding chloride intracellular channel protein 5 isoform X2, which yields MTSPNGEDRDPEIELFVKAGSDGESIGNCPFSQRLFMILWLKGVVFNVTTVDLKRKPADLHNLAPGTHPPFLTFNGEVKTDINKIEEFLEDVLAPPKYPKLAAKQRESNTAGNNIFAKFSAYIKNTKPEANGVLEKGLLKALKKLDDYLAGPLPEEIDADSMEEERGSTRRFLDGDDLTLADCNLLPKLHIVKVVAKKYRNYEIPSELGGVWRYLKNAYTRDEFTNTCAADNEIEMAYLDVAKRLEK from the exons ATGACCTCACCAAACGGAGAAGACAGAGACCCTGAGATAGAGCTTTTTGTCAAG gcggGTAGCGATGGAGAGAGTATCGGGAACTGTCCGTTCTCCCAGCGTCTCTTCATGATCCTGTGGCTGAAGGGAGTGGTCTTCAATGTCACCACCGTCGACCTCAAGAG GAAGCCAGCTGACCTCCATAACCTAGCCCCAGGGACCCATCCTCCCTTCCTGACATTTAATGGAGAGGTGAAGACAGACATCAATAAGATAGAAGAGTTCCTGGAGGATGTACTGGCTCCACCCAA GTACCCTAAGTTGGCAGCCAAGCAGAGAGAGTCCAACACAGCTGGAAACAACATCTTTGCCAAGTTCTCAGCGTACAtcaagaacaccaagcctgaagCTAATGGAG TCCTGGAGAAGGGTCTGCTGAAGGCACTGAAGAAGTTAGATGACTACCTGGCTGGTCCCCTCCCAGAGGAGATCGATGCAgacagcatggaggaggagagggggtccACCAGACGCTTCCTGGATGGAGATGACCTCACCCTGGCTGACTGCAACCTACTGCCCAAACTACATATagtcaag GTGGTTGCTAAGAAGTATCGTAACTATGAGATTCCGTCAGAGCTGGGTGGGGTGTGGCGCTATCTGAAGAATGCCTACACACGAGACGAGTTCACCAACACCTGCGCTGCCGACAACGAGATAGAGATGGCTTACCTGGATGTGGCCAAGAGACTGGAGAAGTGA